One stretch of Deltaproteobacteria bacterium DNA includes these proteins:
- a CDS encoding AAA family ATPase, with translation MSAETVSLPEGTVTVLSTDLVGSTLLNQRLGDEAATAVERELAALAQEQVDKQRGVVIKDTGDGLMVAFQSARRAVVCAQDIQRAIARRNRNRPDSAVQLRVGLHTGEVLSEDGGLHGETLIVAKRIESVATASGIFASDTVHGVLGTARGELVDRGEFVLKGIDAPWHLWEVPWTTAEASGVLSGSERTPFVGRAQERTRLLQAVERARSGSGTLMLIGGEAGVGKSRLVEEAAAAAQRLGLMVLTGHCVDQQGAPPYLPTIEHLEAAARQGSPEAFRRVLGENAPEIAKLMPELRVRYSDIPEPVSLPPEQERRYLLHGISEFLERTARATPLLLVFEDLHWADESTLLLIRHLAQRLAQIPVLVVGTYRDTDLKPGRPLAAVLPELLRQRLAEEIRLGRLTADGVAAVLAGRAGSTPPQQLVALVYAETEGNPFFVEEVFRHLHEAGKLFDEAGQWRSGVQIADTDVPRSVGLVIGQRLERVSDDCRRVLTIAALAGKAFRFDLLTAFQGVDEDDLLDALDEAGRATLIEDISTGREARYAFVHEQIRQTLLSLLSTARRQRLHLRMADALETLHARDAEAHAPDIAYHLYQAGAAAPGERTASWLVRAAERALDALAFEDALRDLDAARTVLPDSDAEAAMRVLRLRARALRGLARLDEALAAFADALAIAPSGAERDAVLQARAQLKLDLFRGREALADIEPLLAAAQQSGNRAHEVELLLMRSRGLWIRSLDEQGYAEKMRASYEQAYALAKTIDDKRAMCQALIPTSWFTDFWQDYHSQAVANIEEARLLAAALGDEELEIEAASARIKLLQLGEAHAEAMRLRQRLEARRDPLRLKEHLFWLMWHYWMRGDFEQCVVTCDEGVTLAEQLGSPPVQYASIKGLALTDLGRFDEAWTSFQQEVADDAHPFGRCMREFGVAVWLAALGALDRAEAVAKEVLAEAGRLSRTWMQRGMVDLLTVIAARRGDAGADLAAWVLRTSDEIGFHPSPFAFAEAALARGEFAQAVDVADQLAEGARKLGQRRGCLIALEWGLHARAGLQRWEEILERADAAIREAEEKSFRTRTWRILASRARARHATGDQRGASGDRAAARALLDEMSSRIADPEIRAAFEADPQVLEVRNG, from the coding sequence ATGTCTGCTGAAACGGTCTCGCTCCCCGAGGGCACGGTCACGGTGCTCTCTACCGACCTCGTCGGCTCGACGTTGCTCAACCAGCGGCTGGGAGACGAGGCCGCCACGGCCGTGGAGCGCGAGCTGGCCGCTCTGGCCCAAGAGCAAGTCGATAAGCAACGCGGGGTCGTCATCAAGGACACCGGCGATGGACTCATGGTGGCGTTTCAGTCGGCGCGGCGTGCCGTAGTGTGCGCGCAAGATATCCAACGCGCGATCGCGCGCCGGAATCGCAACCGACCCGATAGTGCCGTGCAGCTCCGTGTCGGCCTGCATACCGGCGAGGTACTGAGCGAGGATGGCGGCCTGCACGGGGAGACGCTGATTGTCGCCAAGCGTATCGAGTCGGTGGCGACGGCCAGTGGGATCTTCGCCTCCGATACCGTGCACGGCGTTCTCGGCACCGCGCGTGGCGAGCTGGTCGACCGCGGCGAGTTCGTACTCAAGGGAATCGACGCACCCTGGCATCTCTGGGAGGTGCCGTGGACAACCGCCGAGGCCAGCGGCGTCCTTTCGGGGAGCGAGCGCACGCCGTTCGTCGGCCGCGCCCAGGAGCGCACGAGGCTCCTGCAGGCGGTGGAGCGTGCCCGCTCAGGCAGCGGCACGCTGATGCTGATCGGCGGCGAGGCCGGCGTGGGCAAGTCGCGGCTGGTCGAGGAGGCGGCCGCCGCGGCGCAGCGGCTCGGGCTCATGGTGTTGACCGGCCACTGCGTCGACCAGCAGGGTGCGCCGCCTTACCTGCCCACCATCGAGCACCTCGAGGCGGCGGCGCGCCAAGGATCGCCCGAGGCGTTCCGCCGGGTACTCGGCGAGAACGCGCCCGAGATCGCCAAGCTCATGCCCGAGCTGCGCGTGCGCTACTCGGACATTCCAGAGCCCGTTTCACTCCCGCCCGAGCAGGAGCGGCGCTACCTGCTCCACGGAATCTCCGAGTTCCTCGAGCGCACTGCGCGTGCGACACCGCTACTGCTCGTGTTCGAAGACCTCCACTGGGCTGATGAGTCGACGCTGCTCCTGATCCGACACTTGGCCCAGCGGCTCGCGCAGATCCCGGTGCTGGTGGTGGGAACGTACCGCGACACCGATCTCAAGCCCGGCCGCCCGCTGGCCGCCGTCCTCCCTGAACTCCTGCGCCAGCGCCTCGCCGAAGAGATCCGACTCGGTCGCCTCACCGCCGACGGTGTCGCCGCGGTCCTCGCCGGCCGTGCGGGCAGCACGCCGCCGCAGCAGCTGGTGGCGCTCGTCTACGCGGAGACCGAAGGCAATCCGTTCTTCGTGGAAGAGGTGTTTCGTCATCTCCACGAGGCGGGCAAGCTGTTCGACGAGGCGGGCCAGTGGCGCTCGGGTGTACAGATCGCCGACACCGACGTACCACGCAGCGTCGGCCTGGTCATCGGACAGCGGCTCGAGCGTGTCAGCGACGACTGCCGCCGCGTCCTGACGATCGCCGCGCTGGCGGGCAAGGCCTTCCGCTTCGACTTGCTCACCGCCTTCCAGGGCGTGGACGAGGACGACCTGCTCGACGCGCTCGATGAGGCGGGACGCGCCACGCTCATCGAGGACATTTCCACCGGGCGCGAGGCGCGCTACGCCTTCGTGCACGAACAGATCCGCCAGACGCTGCTCTCGCTGCTCTCCACCGCGCGGCGGCAGCGGCTGCACCTGCGCATGGCCGACGCTCTGGAGACACTCCACGCGCGCGACGCCGAGGCCCATGCGCCCGATATCGCGTATCACCTCTACCAGGCCGGCGCCGCAGCCCCAGGCGAACGCACCGCGAGCTGGCTGGTGCGCGCCGCGGAGCGCGCGCTCGACGCGCTCGCCTTCGAAGACGCGCTGCGCGATCTCGATGCCGCGCGCACCGTGCTGCCCGACAGTGACGCCGAAGCCGCGATGCGCGTCTTACGCCTGCGCGCGCGCGCGCTGCGCGGCCTGGCCCGCCTCGACGAGGCGCTCGCCGCGTTTGCCGACGCGCTGGCGATCGCACCGTCCGGCGCGGAGCGTGACGCCGTGCTGCAAGCACGCGCCCAGCTCAAGCTCGATCTCTTCCGCGGCCGCGAGGCGCTCGCCGATATCGAGCCCCTGCTCGCCGCCGCACAGCAGTCCGGCAATCGCGCGCACGAGGTGGAACTGCTGCTCATGCGTAGCCGCGGTCTCTGGATCCGCTCCCTCGACGAGCAGGGATACGCTGAGAAGATGCGCGCCTCCTACGAGCAGGCGTATGCGCTGGCGAAGACCATCGACGACAAGCGCGCCATGTGCCAGGCGCTCATCCCGACGAGCTGGTTCACCGATTTCTGGCAGGACTACCACAGCCAGGCGGTTGCCAACATCGAGGAGGCACGCCTGCTGGCTGCCGCGCTCGGCGACGAAGAGCTCGAAATCGAAGCCGCATCGGCCCGCATCAAGCTCCTGCAACTCGGTGAAGCGCATGCCGAAGCGATGCGCCTGCGCCAGCGCCTCGAGGCGCGCCGCGATCCATTGCGCCTGAAGGAGCATCTGTTCTGGCTCATGTGGCACTACTGGATGCGCGGCGACTTCGAACAGTGCGTGGTCACCTGCGACGAAGGCGTCACCCTCGCTGAGCAGCTCGGCTCGCCTCCTGTCCAGTACGCCAGCATCAAGGGCCTGGCGCTCACCGATCTCGGCCGTTTCGACGAAGCCTGGACCTCGTTCCAGCAGGAGGTCGCCGACGACGCCCACCCCTTCGGGCGCTGCATGCGCGAGTTCGGCGTTGCGGTGTGGCTGGCGGCGCTCGGCGCCCTCGACCGTGCCGAAGCGGTGGCCAAAGAGGTATTGGCGGAAGCCGGGCGGCTGTCGCGGACGTGGATGCAGCGCGGCATGGTGGATCTGCTGACGGTCATCGCGGCGCGGCGCGGCGATGCCGGCGCCGACCTCGCTGCCTGGGTGCTGCGGACAAGTGACGAGATCGGTTTCCATCCGTCGCCGTTCGCCTTTGCCGAAGCGGCGCTCGCGCGCGGCGAGTTTGCACAAGCGGTCGACGTCGCGGATCAATTGGCGGAAGGCGCCAGGAAGCTGGGACAGCGGCGCGGTTGCCTCATCGCGCTTGAATGGGGTCTGCACGCGCGGGCAGGCTTGCAGCGCTGGGAAGAGATCCTCGAGCGCGCCGACGCGGCGATCCGCGAAGCCGAGGAGAAGAGTTTTCGCACGCGGACATGGCGCATACTGGCGTCGCGCGCGCGCGCCCGCCACGCCACGGGAGATCAGCGGGGCGCGAGCGGCGACCGTGCCGCAGCCCGCGCGCTGCTCGACGAGATGTCCTCGCGCATCGCCGACCCGGAGATCCGCGCGGCCTTCGAGGCCGACCCCCAAGTCTTGGAAGTGAGGAACGGATGA
- a CDS encoding zinc ribbon domain-containing protein, protein MRCPSCQHENPDGAKFCLECGGRLALSCAQCGVQLRHFEDARTMDRRLGARAWAARTQIDYARMRLDRNGPGDRERARALLGTALATSQELGLKGWLDMALALKLRAQGAQSGELQRSIDIVAASVGAKKPDLRGQAAPDGTVTIMFSDMEGFTTMTERLGDLKARAVIGQHNRIVREQLAAHGGFEVELQGDGFLLAFPSARRGLLCAIAIQREMAAYSAAHPEQPIKVRIGLHTGEAIREADKFFGKAVILAARIAAQAQGGEVLVSALVKELTQSAGDIRFDGAREAALKGLSGTYTMHAVQWPVEIATP, encoded by the coding sequence ATGCGCTGCCCCTCGTGCCAACACGAAAATCCGGACGGCGCCAAGTTCTGCCTCGAATGCGGCGGGCGGCTGGCGTTGAGCTGCGCTCAGTGCGGCGTGCAGCTGCGGCACTTCGAAGATGCGCGAACGATGGACCGCCGGCTCGGCGCCCGCGCCTGGGCAGCGCGCACACAGATCGACTACGCCCGCATGCGGCTCGACCGCAACGGCCCGGGCGATCGCGAGCGGGCGCGCGCCCTCCTCGGCACGGCGCTCGCCACGTCGCAAGAACTCGGCCTCAAAGGCTGGCTCGACATGGCACTCGCGCTCAAGCTGCGCGCGCAAGGCGCGCAGTCGGGCGAGCTACAGCGTTCCATCGACATAGTCGCCGCGTCCGTCGGCGCGAAGAAGCCCGACTTGCGCGGGCAGGCCGCGCCCGATGGCACGGTGACCATCATGTTCAGCGACATGGAAGGTTTTACGACGATGACCGAGCGACTGGGCGATCTGAAAGCGCGAGCTGTCATCGGCCAGCACAACCGCATCGTGCGCGAGCAGCTGGCGGCCCACGGCGGCTTCGAGGTCGAGCTGCAAGGCGACGGCTTCCTGCTTGCCTTCCCGAGCGCACGCCGCGGCCTGCTGTGTGCCATCGCCATTCAGCGCGAGATGGCCGCCTACAGCGCGGCCCATCCCGAGCAGCCCATCAAGGTGCGCATCGGCCTGCACACCGGCGAAGCCATCCGCGAGGCTGACAAGTTCTTCGGCAAGGCGGTGATCCTCGCCGCCCGTATCGCGGCGCAGGCGCAGGGCGGCGAGGTCCTGGTATCGGCGCTGGTCAAAGAACTCACCCAGAGCGCCGGCGACATCCGCTTCGATGGCGCGCGGGAGGCGGCGCTGAAGGGGTTGAGCGGCACCTACACGATGCACGCCGTGCAGTGGCCCGTGGAGATAGCGACACCATGA